The sequence tctcacaaaatatattttttaattgttttgtatggaataaaatattttctttcatttctaaattattattgattatgtagagtattttatttaaaatttgagtacatgcatgtatttacctaagttattagaacattataaatttttatagtactcctaacatttttaagccattctttttaaattattttgcataggataaaatattttttgtagtataatttaaataaatttattaaaaaatttattaaaaaatatttatgagctattaaaaatggacaaaagagtattgtctggaattcgaattgatagatcacaaatattttaaagaagtctcgtaattaaatattttgttagcttttttttaatgtatgaaataaaatatatatatttttaattttttaatagtcAAATTTGAATTACTTGGAAACGCGtgctgtgtgtaattcgaactaaCCTTATTCGAATTAGGTGCATTCTTagttcgaaccaacctggttcgattTATGAAGAACAATCAACTGATAATTCGAACtgccctggttcgaattactatcaTATGCAGTTCGAACCacactggttcgaattatataaatatagcATCTGGCGCATTATTGAAACGATTTTCAGTTTGGCTTATACACGTCAATTCTAAATGGCATTGGCTTATAATGGTTTTTTACCCTTAAATTAACGAATTTATAATTAGATACCTCCATTGGGCCGTGACCATTATGATAACCAGTATCCAGTACCTTCACTCAAAGTGACCAAACCAATTACGACCCAAAAACAGCATGTCGTTTCGAATATTATGGGTCGTTTAAGACGGAACGAACATGAAAATACGAAACGCAAGCGTGTCTGAATATACGTGACGTTAGTCGTTGCCGTTTAACTGATGACCACGAACCCGAGCCCAGTAATATAGACCAAAGAAAGAATGATTCCATAGAGTTGAAAAGAATCTACCATTTTTCTCTAcctttttaattttctgcaaccCAACACTTCGCATCACttgaaacttcaaagttcaaaccacacaaaaaaagaaaagaaaagaaacgcCCAAAACGACAACAACAATGGCTTCGTCTCTGTCGTTTTCAGATTTCCCCGAAGACGTTCAGCTCTGCATACTGTCGTTTCTCTCTCCCACCGAAATCGCCACGTTCTCCTGCACATCAAAACGCTTCGTTTCGCTCTGCACCAGCGATTCGCGCCTCTGGTTCACGATGTGCGAGAGAAGGTGGGGTTCCAAGACACAGATCAATAAATGGGTGAAGGGTGCAGTCACGTACAGGCACCTCTATAGAACTCTAAGCGAGTGGGAGAATCTCATTGGCTTCTGGCGCCGGAGCGGCCCAGGGAGCGCTTCAATTTCTTCGCCTTCGTTGCTCTTCTTTGAGTGGTGGGATACTTGCATTTCGGGATTTAGGGTTTCTCCGTCGACCAATGGGTCATATGGCGTTGTTAAAGCTCCGTTTCTTTGGATGGGTCTTTCGGATGATGGCCAGATCGTTAATTTGTTGGATCCTGATGGCCGCGGTGAGGTTTCCGTGCCGGAGTTCGCGGCGGTGCCGGCGAATGGGGAGGTTGTTTCATAAGCNNNNNNNNNNNNNNNNNNNTAGAGATGTATTCTCCTTGGCTTCTTAGTCACGagctggaaaaaaaaaaaaaccttttttaaGCTTTTAAATTGGAATGGGAAACTTTTGTGtaatgcttttttcttttttaatgtgAAAAATGAAAAATCACCTTTTGtgataattagaaaaaaaaaaacaaaaataaaaactgaCAAAAACACAGTTTTTCTGGTGCAGGATAGTTAGTCAATTAGTTATATTGAGTTGATTGAATTAGTATAATGCTTCAAGTGAAATTGAGTGATTCATTTTGTTCAGTCTCTGATGTAAATTGTAACAGGTTGGATTAACTGAGAATGAGTTGATTCCAGTGAATTTGAGTTTCATGGGGAGGACGCATTTTGTTGTGGAGGAAAATCAGAGCTTTGCTGCTGCAAATTCTTCGAGTTGGAGTTCTGATCAGAAGAGGAATGGATGTAGTAGGAGTATGAGTCCTGGGAACCTAAGCGGCGATGAATACGGTAGTGTCGGGGAGGATGTCAGTGGATCGCCAGGAAGCTTGCCAGACCGGTTGATGTCTGAGATTTATCAGCATTTGGCAAATAGGACTAGCCCTGGAAGTGATAAGTCAAGGAAGCAGAGGAGAAGGGAGAAGGAGAGGCTGGCTAAGAGGAAATGGGAGCCTGAGCATTTTGTGAAGATCGAGAATTGCTCACCAACACCATCGCGGCCTTTACAAGGCCTTTGGAAGGTGTTTCTATGCTGTTCCCTCTTGTTACGCTCGATTATGTGCATAAGTTGCCTTCTTTGATATCTTTCATTTTGCAATGATATCATAGAGTAGTTGAACTATTAAATACTTGGTTGTTTGGGTCAAAATAATCAAATTGCAAAATGTTAAGAGAAGTGATTGGGAATTGGGAATTCAATAGCTGGTAAGAATGCTGAGAAGTTCTGATGTTTATGATCTTGTGGAGATGCAGACATTATATTGAAATCATGTTGGTAGCACTATGTGTTCCAAATGAAACATGGTGTAGTGCACTAGTGCTCAATATTTTCCCTTTTCTATTATGATTATGAAGATGGATGATAGTGGAGCACTTTGGCTCATTGGACTCTTTACTATCATTGTTGCAGGGAATCTGTGATGACATGAATTTAGCCTTTTACCTTGTGGTGTATGATGACATCGGGGGCATTGCTTGCCGAAGAGTTGGGGATCCTCCTGAGCGCTTTTCCAACTATGCCCCGGTTTTCTGGACATCTAAAACGACGTTTCTGGAGACTCCATTTTCTCTGGAGGAAGAAACCTTGTATGACAGCCGGCTTCATATCAGACCGCTTCAAACAAGCTCTGAAATTCAAGAGCAGTTCCACTTGTCCGATGTCGAAGTGGTAAACCCATTTCAGCAGTTACATTTGTCAGACAACGAAGTTGTCAAACGAATTCTTCACATAAGCTCAAGCTATGATTTAGTTATTCCAGATGCAGCTGGAATAGTAAATCCAAGGAGTGGAGAGGGAAGGATTTGGCAATACCACAATGATACTTTTGGATTTGGATTCCTTTGTGACAACTTTGTCATAGACATGAAGCATATTTTCCGCAACGGTTGTATTGTGGATATAGTGAATCCTTGATTTCTTTCTTCTGCATTCTTTGTTCATAGGTAGTTAGATCAATGTCACCTATACCCTGTGACATATTATTTTATTCGCTGTGAAAATAATTACAATCTTCCTAGATGGtacctcttttccttttacttcCTCACCCCAAAGGCAAAACAGATAATGTTTAGAATAGATGCAGAAGAAAAATAGGATAAGAAATGTGCAAGCAGCACACTTTTTAGCTTTGTGTTGTTCCTCTACATACTCAAGCATTGGCCTTTCACAATGTAGCCTTTCAATTGTGGTtttaattatttacttatttatgtcTTGAAACACTGTGACCTTTCTAAAGTATATCTTGTACTTTCTTTCTCTTGATGACCGGGAGAAAATGGATTCAGTTTGTATATATTGTTAGTGCAACTATTTTAGTTACTCAAATATCAATTCAAGTATTGTCAAATTAGTATAAATATCTGATTCAGTTACTCATTATCTTAAAAGTCTTACAATACAAAGTATTTCATTGGATTTTACATTATTATTGCATAGCAATAACTTTAAAAAAATGTTTATTGGAAGGACTTTGCAATAGAGAAGATTGCTGATTTCCTGCATAATCTTTTTAATTGGCTATTACCTTCACTattaatgaatgaaagtatgaaagTTTATTAAAAACATTGCAAAAGCATGAGTAACTGCTAAATCAATCAACACTCACAACATGGGAAATAGCAAATGAAGATCATCAAGATTAGAAAAATGCAATACAATATTTATCACTGGTAAAGGTATATTCCAATTTCCAGGACTCAAAATACTGGTAAAGCATGAGACACAGTAGAAACATATGGGGAAGAAAACATAGAACCGTATCAAAGGAATAAAACTCTCAAGACTCTTTCCTTTGTGAAGCATTTTATGTCTCAGCCGTGACTTCTTCGCCATTGATTTTCGCTTGCACTGCACTCTTCTCATGATCACCTTCAAGCTGACTCAAGTTTCCCTTCTCCTTGATTAGTTGGACATGGTGGTGTTTGCAGTAGAGTTTTCCCTCGTGCGCGATGTAATTGGAAGGGCTGATAACACATCCTCCATGGCAGCACTTGAAGCAACTCTTATGGTAAGGAGTCCCATTCACAGTGACCTATATATATCATTAATAAGCTATTTTTGTAATAGTGGAAAGAAGCTATGGTTGAATTGTGTTGTTACCTTCTCAGTTGGATACACAGTTTTTTGGCAACCAGCACATTTATCTCTTGTTCCACCAAACATACTTGAAACTTTTGCTGCTGCAGGTTTCTGATTAGAACAGAACAAGAGTTAAGAGATATGTTAGAAAGCTGAATGTGCTTTTGTGAGTTGCAAGAACCGAGATTTCAATTTTTGTTTACCTCATCAGTGTTTTTCTCTGGTTTAGCAACTTTTGGTGTTCCTAATTAAGTAAAGAAAGGAAATACTGAGATTCAATGATGCATCAAAAAGTGTGAGTGACAGATAAAAGAGAAGGAATTAATGGTTTCTTACCTTCGAAGCTTTTCTCAAGGCTACCAGTTCTCTTGAAAAGTTGATCAAAGTGCGGCCTACAGTAAAGAACTCCCTCAAAAGAGTTGTAGTTGCTCAGCTGCAGATACATTAATCTGTCACTAATCAAAATTTCAACATGGAATTTAACATCTCAAGCCGTAGAATCAACCACTACTGACATAATTATCAGTATCAGGTTAGTCTGCTTATATTACACCAGATCCAAGGCTATATTACCAAGAACTAATTGTGTGCGTGCGTGCGTTCGTGCGCGAGTATAGAGAGATACCTTGAGAGTTCCTTTGCAGTGGTGGCAGCGGAAGCAAGCTTTGTGGAAAATTCGGTTATCCGCAGTCAACTTATCAACAAGGTAAACGGTTTTGTCACAAGCCATACATTTCTGAGTTGTTCCTGCAAATGCcattgcttttctttctttctttgttttctcttcTGAATCTTTTAAGTTGTTACTAACTGAATGAAGAACAAAAGATCAATGAGAGGATCAAAGATGAAGCCAAgggaaaaacaaaagagaaaaaaaaggaaaaagaagaaaagagagaggaTAGAATGCAGAAATTTGCGGAGACAAAGGCACAACCTCCTAACAATTATAGTGACATGACAATCATTTTGATCAGATTCTAAGCACCTAACTACACTTTctcattttctttatttattagtttatttatttatttttttctctctgcCTTCAACTGTGAATATAAATGCGTAAAATCTAAGAAATTTATCACACTAATAACATGTTTATGTATTTGTAAAATTGATCTAGATAGAATCCTTTTTTTTTCAAGTGATTCATGTTTAGTAAAGGATAAACTTAATTGTTGTATAACATCATTAACAAAGTTTATTTTGATAATCTGAGTCTCACTTTGGAACATGGAGAAGAATCATGCATAATGTAAAGTGAAAGTTGCAAAAGGGATTACCCTACCAAGAAAGAATTCATTGACTTTTTTGCCTTCAAGTTTATGTCATCCATGTAGTTTACACCATAAAAATTATATATCTTCAAGTAGGGCCTTCAATTAAGTCCTAAATAATTAGTGTAAAATACTAATTTAGTAACAATACTCCAAACA is a genomic window of Arachis ipaensis cultivar K30076 chromosome B06, Araip1.1, whole genome shotgun sequence containing:
- the LOC107605597 gene encoding F-box protein At3g12350, with product MASSLSFSDFPEDVQLCILSFLSPTEIATFSCTSKRFVSLCTSDSRLWFTMCERRWGSKTQINKWVKGAVTYRHLYRTLSEWENLIGFWRRSGPGSASISSPSLLFFEWWDTCISGFRVSPSTNGSYGVVKAPFLWMGLSDDGQIVNLLDPDGRGEVSVPEFAAVPANGEVGLTENELIPVNLSFMGRTHFVVEENQSFAAANSSSWSSDQKRNGCSRSMSPGNLSGDEYGSVGEDVSGSPGSLPDRLMSEIYQHLANRTSPGSDKSRKQRRREKERLAKRKWEPEHFVKIENCSPTPSRPLQGLWKGICDDMNLAFYLVVYDDIGGIACRRVGDPPERFSNYAPVFWTSKTTFLETPFSLEEETLYDSRLHIRPLQTSSEIQEQFHLSDVEVVNPFQQLHLSDNEVVKRILHISSSYDLVIPDAAGIVNPRSGEGRIWQYHNDTFGFGFLCDNFVIDMKHIFRNGCIVDIVNP
- the LOC107605598 gene encoding LIM domain-containing protein WLIM1 isoform X2 yields the protein MYLQLSNYNSFEGVLYCRPHFDQLFKRTGSLEKSFEGTPKVAKPEKNTDEKPAAAKVSSMFGGTRDKCAGCQKTVYPTEKVTVNGTPYHKSCFKCCHGGCVISPSNYIAHEGKLYCKHHHVQLIKEKGNLSQLEGDHEKSAVQAKINGEEVTAET
- the LOC107605598 gene encoding LIM domain-containing protein WLIM1 isoform X1 encodes the protein MAFAGTTQKCMACDKTVYLVDKLTADNRIFHKACFRCHHCKGTLKLSNYNSFEGVLYCRPHFDQLFKRTGSLEKSFEGTPKVAKPEKNTDEKPAAAKVSSMFGGTRDKCAGCQKTVYPTEKVTVNGTPYHKSCFKCCHGGCVISPSNYIAHEGKLYCKHHHVQLIKEKGNLSQLEGDHEKSAVQAKINGEEVTAET